In a genomic window of Quercus lobata isolate SW786 chromosome 4, ValleyOak3.0 Primary Assembly, whole genome shotgun sequence:
- the LOC115984188 gene encoding zingipain-2-like: MALIHGKKLIIVFLLILETSTYQAMSRTLLEDSIAGRYQQWMAKYGRNYEDDAEKEKRFKIFKDNVEYIDKVNNEGNRTYKLSVNEFADLTTEEFIATRTGYKISSQPSSPKTSFRYENLTEIPMTMDWREKGAVTPIKNQEQCGCCWAFSAVAAVEGVTQIKNGNKISLSEQQLVDCVEGSNGCNGGLMDYAFEYIIQNQGLASEENYPYQAMDGTCDQQMASNIVAQISSYEDVPSNNEEALLQAVANHPVSVAIEGSSPDFKSYSSGVFTGECGTNLDHAVTVIGYGMSDDGTKYWLIKNSWGTTWGESGYMRIQRDTGAPEGVCGIAKKPSYPVA; this comes from the exons ATGGCTTTAATACATGGAAAAAAACTTATCATAGTCTTCTTGTTGATTTTGGAGACTTCCACATATCAAGCCATGTCCCGCACATTACTTGAAGACTCCATTGCTGGGAGATATCAGCAATGGATGGCTAAGTATGGACGCAACTACGAAGATGATGCTGAGAAGGAAAAGCGTTTCAAGATATTCAAGGACAATGTTGAATACATAGACAAAGTCAACAATGAAGGGAATCGCACTTACAAGTTAAGCGTCAATGAATTTGCAGACTTAACAACTGAAGAATTCATTGCTACTCGTACTGGATACAAGATTTCCTCCCAGCCCAGTTCACCCAAAACCTCATTCAGATATGAAAACCTGACTGAAATTCCAATGACTATGGattggagagaaaaaggagCTGTTACCCCCATCAAAAACCAAGAACAGTGTG GATGTTGCTGGGCCTTTTCAGCTGTGGCAGCAGTAGAGGGGGTCACCCAGATCAAAAATGGCAACAAAATCTCCCTTTCCGAGCAACAACTAGTGGACTGTGTGGAAGGCAGTAATGGTTGCAATGGTGGTCTCATGGATTATGCCTTCGAATATATAATACAGAACCAAGGACTCGCCTCAGAGGAAAACTACCCATATCAGGCTATGGATGGAACTTGTGACCAGCAAATGGCATCTAATATTGTAGCTCAGATAAGTTCATATGAAGACGTACCTTCCAATAATGAGGAGGCATTACTGCAAGCAGTAGCCAACCACCCAGTTTCAGTTGCCATAGAAGGTTCTAGTCCTGACTTTAAGTCCTATTCCAGTGGAGTTTTCACAGGAGAATGCGGGACCAATTTAGACCATGCCGTTACGGTAATCGGGTATGGAATGAGTGATGATGGTACCAAGTACTGGTTAATCAAGAATTCATGGGGCACCACCTGGGGTGAGAGTGGCTACATGAGGATTCAGAGAGATACTGGAGCACCAGAAGGTGTTTGTGGCATTGCCAAGAAACCTTCCTATCCGGTGGCTTAG